Proteins from one methanogenic archaeon mixed culture ISO4-G1 genomic window:
- a CDS encoding peptidyl-prolyl cis-trans isomerase: protein MTDVIMHTTMGDIKIRMHDDMPITTGNFIKLAKEGFYNGTIFHRVIEDFMNQGGDPTGTGMGGPGYTIDDEFGKGHSNVRGTIAMANTGRPHSGGSQFFINVVDNTYLDKEDPRTPYAHPVFGTVIEGMEVADAINKVDTDRNDKPLKDVKIESIDIIE, encoded by the coding sequence ATGACAGACGTGATCATGCACACCACAATGGGCGACATCAAGATCAGAATGCACGATGATATGCCCATCACCACAGGCAACTTCATCAAACTGGCCAAGGAAGGGTTCTACAACGGAACGATCTTCCACAGAGTCATCGAGGACTTCATGAACCAGGGAGGGGACCCCACTGGCACCGGAATGGGCGGACCCGGATACACCATCGACGACGAGTTCGGAAAGGGACACTCCAACGTCAGGGGCACCATCGCCATGGCCAACACCGGCAGGCCCCACAGCGGAGGAAGCCAGTTCTTCATCAACGTCGTAGACAACACCTATCTCGACAAGGAGGATCCCAGGACCCCCTACGCGCACCCCGTCTTCGGTACCGTCATCGAGGGAATGGAGGTCGCGGACGCCATCAACAAGGTCGACACCGACAGGAACGACAAGCCCCTGAAGGACGTCAAGATCGAGTCCATCGACATCATCGAGTGA
- a CDS encoding methanogeneis marker protein 8: protein MSRHVMECLGKSRVTIVDGKVVEVTEPRVKYCPLFDKTNGIKELNEESIRKNIEFRIKDFGMCTENRVTRMDNFLAFGISELLCLALKNKKIEAAVIGADGCGTAVIKDPALVQGMGGRISGICETSPIQTVIEAIGPENVVDPETAKLDMIEGVCMAYDKGYHKVAVTTPSVKDAQMMRDMFGTDLIIMGVHTSCMSEEDAELAFELFDVITACASKNVRAMYHKSPEKYLAAGNKVPIYGITDIGKELMWDKLNELGRKPYDPSEKEVPPSPLI, encoded by the coding sequence ATGTCCAGACACGTGATGGAATGCCTCGGGAAGAGCCGTGTGACCATAGTCGACGGCAAGGTGGTCGAGGTCACCGAACCCAGGGTGAAGTACTGCCCCCTCTTCGACAAGACCAACGGGATCAAGGAGCTAAACGAGGAATCCATCCGCAAGAACATCGAGTTCCGCATCAAGGATTTCGGGATGTGCACCGAGAACAGGGTCACGAGGATGGACAACTTCCTCGCCTTCGGCATATCCGAATTGCTGTGTCTGGCACTTAAGAACAAGAAGATCGAGGCAGCGGTTATCGGGGCCGACGGATGCGGTACCGCGGTCATCAAGGACCCCGCGCTCGTGCAAGGCATGGGCGGCAGGATCTCCGGCATCTGCGAGACCTCCCCGATCCAGACGGTCATCGAGGCCATCGGACCGGAGAATGTCGTCGACCCGGAGACCGCCAAGCTGGACATGATCGAGGGGGTCTGCATGGCTTACGACAAGGGATATCACAAGGTCGCCGTCACCACGCCTTCGGTCAAGGATGCGCAGATGATGAGGGACATGTTCGGAACGGACCTCATCATCATGGGCGTCCACACGTCATGCATGTCCGAGGAGGACGCCGAACTCGCGTTCGAGCTGTTCGACGTCATCACCGCATGCGCGTCCAAGAACGTCAGGGCGATGTACCACAAATCCCCCGAGAAGTATCTGGCCGCCGGGAACAAGGTCCCGATCTACGGCATAACCGACATCGGGAAGGAGCTCATGTGGGACAAGCTCAACGAGCTGGGCAGGAAACCCTACGACCCTTCGGAGAAGGAAGTCCCTCCTTCGCCACTCATCTGA
- a CDS encoding translation initiation factor aIF-2 gamma subunit, protein MMKVPKQPEINIGMIGHVDHGKTTLTKALSGEWTDRHSEELKRGISIRLGYADVAFYKCPECQGAAAYGTSKKCKNCGADTEYLRAVSFVDAPGHETLMATMLSGAALMDGALLLVAANEKCPQPQTKEHLMALSIIGIDKIIIVQNKIDIVTREQAIENYKQIKEFVKGTIAENAPIIPISANRGVNIDMLIEAIEENIVAKIKRNSKASPLMHVARSFDINSPGTKPEDLKGGVLGGTLIQGTLKVGDEIEISPGRKTEVAGKVVYERITATVTSLEAGGRSVKSVVPGGLIAIGTGLDASITKSDGLTGRVVGVPGELPAVVHDFKMKTTLLDRVVGSSSELSVEDIKSNEPLMLSVGTATTVGVVKSARNGSAEVVLKIPVCILPGQRVAISRRISNKWRLIGYGIVDQ, encoded by the coding sequence ATGATGAAAGTACCAAAGCAGCCCGAGATCAACATCGGGATGATCGGTCACGTCGACCACGGAAAGACCACGCTCACCAAGGCGCTCTCCGGCGAGTGGACAGACCGTCACTCCGAGGAACTGAAGAGAGGAATCTCGATCCGTCTCGGGTACGCGGACGTAGCGTTCTACAAGTGTCCTGAATGTCAGGGCGCGGCAGCGTACGGCACCAGCAAGAAGTGCAAGAACTGCGGCGCAGACACGGAGTATCTCAGGGCTGTGTCCTTCGTGGACGCGCCCGGTCACGAGACCCTGATGGCAACGATGCTGTCGGGAGCCGCACTCATGGACGGAGCGCTCCTGTTGGTGGCTGCGAACGAGAAGTGTCCCCAGCCCCAGACCAAGGAGCATCTGATGGCCCTGTCTATCATCGGTATCGACAAGATCATCATCGTCCAGAACAAGATCGACATCGTCACCAGGGAACAGGCCATCGAGAACTACAAGCAGATCAAGGAGTTCGTGAAGGGAACGATCGCGGAGAACGCTCCGATCATCCCCATCTCGGCCAACCGCGGTGTCAACATCGACATGCTGATCGAGGCTATCGAGGAGAACATCGTCGCAAAGATCAAGAGGAACTCCAAGGCATCCCCGCTGATGCACGTGGCACGTTCCTTCGACATCAACTCCCCCGGAACCAAGCCGGAGGACCTGAAGGGAGGAGTCCTGGGAGGAACACTCATCCAGGGGACCCTGAAGGTCGGCGACGAGATCGAGATCTCGCCCGGAAGGAAGACCGAGGTCGCAGGGAAGGTCGTCTACGAGAGGATCACCGCAACGGTCACATCCCTCGAGGCGGGCGGACGTTCCGTCAAATCGGTCGTCCCCGGAGGACTCATCGCCATCGGTACCGGACTCGACGCTTCCATCACGAAGTCCGACGGTCTGACCGGAAGGGTCGTCGGTGTCCCCGGAGAGCTTCCAGCCGTCGTGCACGACTTCAAGATGAAGACCACCCTGCTCGACCGTGTCGTCGGATCGTCATCCGAGCTCAGCGTCGAGGACATCAAGAGCAACGAGCCCCTGATGCTCAGCGTGGGAACTGCCACAACGGTCGGTGTCGTCAAGAGCGCAAGGAACGGATCCGCTGAGGTAGTCCTCAAGATCCCCGTGTGCATCCTGCCCGGACAGAGGGTCGCGATCTCGAGAAGGATCTCCAACAAGTGGAGACTCATCGGTTACGGTATCGTAGACCAGTGA